The Vulpes vulpes isolate BD-2025 chromosome 10, VulVul3, whole genome shotgun sequence genome has a window encoding:
- the ARL6IP4 gene encoding ADP-ribosylation factor-like protein 6-interacting protein 4 isoform X4, whose product MAHVSSRKRSKSRSRSRGRGSEKRRKKSSKDAPRSCSASRCQDRKAIIASSGAEERSKHKARRRPRSSSSSSSSGSSSSSSSSSSSSSSSGDRKKRGKHKDKKRRKKKRKRKKHLKKKGKEKAKLQQQGEALPGPSLDQWHRSAEEEEDGPVLTDEQKSRIQAMKPMTKEEWDARQSIIRKVVDPETGRTRLIKGDGEVLEEIVTKERHREINKQATRGDGLAFQMRAGLLP is encoded by the exons ATGGCTCACGTCAGCTCCCGCAAGCGCTCGAAGAGCCGAAGCCGCTCCCGGGGCCGAGGGTcggaaaagaggaggaagaagagcagcAAGGACGCTCCGAGGAGCTGCTCGGCTTCCAGATGCCAAGACCGCAAGGCCATCATCGCCTCCTCGGGCGCGGAGG agagaagcaagcaCAAAGCCCGGAGGAGACCACGATCcagttcctcctcctcttcttccggTTCTTCTAGCTCTTCTTCCTCTtcgtcctcctcctcttcctccagtgGTGACCGGAAGAAGCGGGGGAAGCACAAGgacaagaagaggaggaagaagaagaggaaaaggaagaagcaccTGAAGAAGAAAGGCAAGGAGAAGGCAAAGCTGCAGCAGCAGGGTGAGGCTCTGCCGGGACCCTCGCTGGACCAGTGGCACAGATCtgctgaggaggaagaggatggtcCAG TCCTGACGGATGAACAGAAGTCCCGCATCCAGGCCATGAAGCCCATGACCAAGGAGGAGTGGGATGCTCGGCAGAGCATCATCCGCAAGGTGGTGGACCCAGAGACAGGACGCACCAG GCTCATTAAGGGGGACGGCGAGGTCTTAGAGGAAATCGTAACTAAGGAACGTCACAGAGAGATCAACAAG CAAGCTACCCGAGGGGATGGCTTGGCCTTCCAGATGCGAGCTGGGCTGCTACCCTGA
- the ARL6IP4 gene encoding ADP-ribosylation factor-like protein 6-interacting protein 4 isoform X1 — MKGAAVPGLGCTFAIQGFPFCNLEFCLPWEGGRIWEQSAGAEPRLPLWTGPWGTHHGGPRPGSMGGGGAAGARGGRPATRAGCGRGRGRGSQPGSPASLFGRCASQTPFLGLPGRRNPGLQDSRRRHLASQPDGPAAALSRPEVTSPPLPHGKARGGSQGPARWAAEEETEQLRGPSLGRRGRGGPRRYGSRQLPQALEEPKPLPGPRVGKEEEEEQQGRSEELLGFQMPRPQGHHRLLGRGGSSSSSSSSSSSSGDRKKRGKHKDKKRRKKKRKRKKHLKKKGKEKAKLQQQGEALPGPSLDQWHRSAEEEEDGPVLTDEQKSRIQAMKPMTKEEWDARQSIIRKVVDPETGRTRLIKGDGEVLEEIVTKERHREINKQATRGDGLAFQMRAGLLP, encoded by the exons ATGAAGGGTGCAGCTGTGCCGGGTTTGGGTTGTACATTTGCAATCCAGGGGTTTCCATTCTGCAATCTTGAGTTCTGCCTTccctgggagggtgggaggatcTGGGAGCAATCAGCTGGAGCGGAGCCTCGGCTGCCCCTCTGGACAGGCCCGTGGGGCACTCATCACGGGGGTCCCCGCCCTGGCTCtatgggaggtgggggtgctgcgggcgcgcggggagggcgaCCGGCGACGAGGGCAGGCTGCGGcagaggccgggggcgggggagccagCCTGGATCCCCAGCTTCCCTCTTCGGGAGGTGCGCGAGCCAGACTCCGTTCCTGGGGCTGCCCGGGAGACGGAACCCGGGGCTTCAGGACTCAAGGCGGCGGCACCTCGCTTCCCAGCCGGACGGCCCTGCCGCAGCACTGTCCCGGCCGGAAGTCACCTCGCCGCCGCTTCCGCACGGCAAGGCGCGGGGTGGGTCCCAGGGTCCCGCCAGATGGGCGGCTGAGGAGGAGACGGAGCAGCTGCGGGGGCCCTCCCTGGGGCGGCGAGGCCGCGGAGG CCCTCGGCGCTATGGCTCACGTCAGCTCCCGCAAGCGCTCGAAGAGCCGAAGCCGCTCCCGGGGCCGAGGGTcggaaaagaggaggaagaagagcagcAAGGACGCTCCGAGGAGCTGCTCGGCTTCCAGATGCCAAGACCGCAAGGCCATCATCGCCTCCTCGGGCGCGGAGG CTCTTCTTCCTCTtcgtcctcctcctcttcctccagtgGTGACCGGAAGAAGCGGGGGAAGCACAAGgacaagaagaggaggaagaagaagaggaaaaggaagaagcaccTGAAGAAGAAAGGCAAGGAGAAGGCAAAGCTGCAGCAGCAGGGTGAGGCTCTGCCGGGACCCTCGCTGGACCAGTGGCACAGATCtgctgaggaggaagaggatggtcCAG TCCTGACGGATGAACAGAAGTCCCGCATCCAGGCCATGAAGCCCATGACCAAGGAGGAGTGGGATGCTCGGCAGAGCATCATCCGCAAGGTGGTGGACCCAGAGACAGGACGCACCAG GCTCATTAAGGGGGACGGCGAGGTCTTAGAGGAAATCGTAACTAAGGAACGTCACAGAGAGATCAACAAG CAAGCTACCCGAGGGGATGGCTTGGCCTTCCAGATGCGAGCTGGGCTGCTACCCTGA
- the ARL6IP4 gene encoding ADP-ribosylation factor-like protein 6-interacting protein 4 isoform X2, with the protein MKGAAVPGLGCTFAIQGFPFCNLEFCLPWEGGRIWEQSAGAEPRLPLWTGPWGTHHGGPRPGSMGGGGAAGARGGRPATRAGCGRGRGRGSQPGSPASLFGRCASQTPFLGLPGRRNPGLQDSRRRHLASQPDGPAAALSRPEVTSPPLPHGKARGGSQGPARWAAEEETEQLRGPSLGRRGRGGPRRYGSRQLPQALEEPKPLPGPRVGKEEEEEQQGRSEELLGFQMPRPQGHHRLLGRGGGDRKKRGKHKDKKRRKKKRKRKKHLKKKGKEKAKLQQQGEALPGPSLDQWHRSAEEEEDGPVLTDEQKSRIQAMKPMTKEEWDARQSIIRKVVDPETGRTRLIKGDGEVLEEIVTKERHREINKQATRGDGLAFQMRAGLLP; encoded by the exons ATGAAGGGTGCAGCTGTGCCGGGTTTGGGTTGTACATTTGCAATCCAGGGGTTTCCATTCTGCAATCTTGAGTTCTGCCTTccctgggagggtgggaggatcTGGGAGCAATCAGCTGGAGCGGAGCCTCGGCTGCCCCTCTGGACAGGCCCGTGGGGCACTCATCACGGGGGTCCCCGCCCTGGCTCtatgggaggtgggggtgctgcgggcgcgcggggagggcgaCCGGCGACGAGGGCAGGCTGCGGcagaggccgggggcgggggagccagCCTGGATCCCCAGCTTCCCTCTTCGGGAGGTGCGCGAGCCAGACTCCGTTCCTGGGGCTGCCCGGGAGACGGAACCCGGGGCTTCAGGACTCAAGGCGGCGGCACCTCGCTTCCCAGCCGGACGGCCCTGCCGCAGCACTGTCCCGGCCGGAAGTCACCTCGCCGCCGCTTCCGCACGGCAAGGCGCGGGGTGGGTCCCAGGGTCCCGCCAGATGGGCGGCTGAGGAGGAGACGGAGCAGCTGCGGGGGCCCTCCCTGGGGCGGCGAGGCCGCGGAGG CCCTCGGCGCTATGGCTCACGTCAGCTCCCGCAAGCGCTCGAAGAGCCGAAGCCGCTCCCGGGGCCGAGGGTcggaaaagaggaggaagaagagcagcAAGGACGCTCCGAGGAGCTGCTCGGCTTCCAGATGCCAAGACCGCAAGGCCATCATCGCCTCCTCGGGCGCGGAGG tgGTGACCGGAAGAAGCGGGGGAAGCACAAGgacaagaagaggaggaagaagaagaggaaaaggaagaagcaccTGAAGAAGAAAGGCAAGGAGAAGGCAAAGCTGCAGCAGCAGGGTGAGGCTCTGCCGGGACCCTCGCTGGACCAGTGGCACAGATCtgctgaggaggaagaggatggtcCAG TCCTGACGGATGAACAGAAGTCCCGCATCCAGGCCATGAAGCCCATGACCAAGGAGGAGTGGGATGCTCGGCAGAGCATCATCCGCAAGGTGGTGGACCCAGAGACAGGACGCACCAG GCTCATTAAGGGGGACGGCGAGGTCTTAGAGGAAATCGTAACTAAGGAACGTCACAGAGAGATCAACAAG CAAGCTACCCGAGGGGATGGCTTGGCCTTCCAGATGCGAGCTGGGCTGCTACCCTGA
- the ARL6IP4 gene encoding ADP-ribosylation factor-like protein 6-interacting protein 4 isoform X3 produces MAHVSSRKRSKSRSRSRGRGSEKRRKKSSKDAPRSCSASRCQDRKAIIASSGAEASPSPCITERSKHKARRRPRSSSSSSSSGSSSSSSSSSSSSSSSGDRKKRGKHKDKKRRKKKRKRKKHLKKKGKEKAKLQQQGEALPGPSLDQWHRSAEEEEDGPVLTDEQKSRIQAMKPMTKEEWDARQSIIRKVVDPETGRTRLIKGDGEVLEEIVTKERHREINKQATRGDGLAFQMRAGLLP; encoded by the exons ATGGCTCACGTCAGCTCCCGCAAGCGCTCGAAGAGCCGAAGCCGCTCCCGGGGCCGAGGGTcggaaaagaggaggaagaagagcagcAAGGACGCTCCGAGGAGCTGCTCGGCTTCCAGATGCCAAGACCGCAAGGCCATCATCGCCTCCTCGGGCGCGGAGG CCTCACCTTCTCCCTGCAtcacagagagaagcaagcaCAAAGCCCGGAGGAGACCACGATCcagttcctcctcctcttcttccggTTCTTCTAGCTCTTCTTCCTCTtcgtcctcctcctcttcctccagtgGTGACCGGAAGAAGCGGGGGAAGCACAAGgacaagaagaggaggaagaagaagaggaaaaggaagaagcaccTGAAGAAGAAAGGCAAGGAGAAGGCAAAGCTGCAGCAGCAGGGTGAGGCTCTGCCGGGACCCTCGCTGGACCAGTGGCACAGATCtgctgaggaggaagaggatggtcCAG TCCTGACGGATGAACAGAAGTCCCGCATCCAGGCCATGAAGCCCATGACCAAGGAGGAGTGGGATGCTCGGCAGAGCATCATCCGCAAGGTGGTGGACCCAGAGACAGGACGCACCAG GCTCATTAAGGGGGACGGCGAGGTCTTAGAGGAAATCGTAACTAAGGAACGTCACAGAGAGATCAACAAG CAAGCTACCCGAGGGGATGGCTTGGCCTTCCAGATGCGAGCTGGGCTGCTACCCTGA
- the OGFOD2 gene encoding 2-oxoglutarate and iron-dependent oxygenase domain-containing protein 2 isoform X4 yields the protein MPKGRPNTMNNYGVLLHELGLDEPLVTPLRERFLQPLMALLYPDCGGGWLDSHRAFVVKYALGQDRELGCHYDNAELTLNVALGKTFTGGALYFGGLFQAPSALARPLEVEHVVGQGILHRGGQLHGARPLGTGERWNLVIWLRASAVRNRLCPMCCRKPDLVDDDEGFGDGFTREEPTAVDVCMLT from the exons ATGCCCAAGGGAAGACCCAACACCATGAACAACTATGGG GTGCTGTTGCATGAGCTAGGCCTGGATGAGCCTCTGGTGACACCACTGCGGGAGCGCTTCCTGCAGCCACTGATGGCGCTGCTGTACCCAGACTGTGGTGGGGGTTGGCTGGACAGCCACCGTGCCTTCGTGGTCAAATATGCACTTGGCCAGGACCGCGAGCTAGGCTGCCACTATGATAATGCTGAGCTCACCCTCAACGTGGCCCTCGGCAAGACCTTCACCGGGGGTGCCCTGTACTTTGGGGGCCTCTTCCAG GCGCCGTCAGCCCTGGCCAGGCCCCTGGAAGTGGAGCATGTGGTGGGCCAGGGCATCCTGCACCGGGGCGGCCAGCTGCATGGGGCCCGGCCCCTGGGCACAGGTGAGCGCTGGAACCTTGTCATCTGGCTTCGGGCCTCTGCTGTGCGCAACCGCCTGTGCCCCATGTGCTGCCGCAAACCCGACCTGGTGGACGACGACGAGGGCTTTGGTGATGGCTTCACCCGCGAGGAGCCCACTGCTGTGGATGTGTGCATGCTGACTTGA